One Streptomyces sp. CG4 genomic window, CCGGCGCACGATCCCGGCCCGGGAGTTCTTCGTCGACTACCTCCAGTCGGCGCTCGCGCCCGACGAACTCCTCGTGGCGGTGCGGGTGCCGAAGACCGACGGCTGGGGCTTCCACTACGAGAAGTTCCACCGGGTCGCCCAGGCCTGGGCGATCGTCGGCGTCGCGGCACTGGTCCGGCGCGACGACGGGTACATCGCCGAGGCGCGCATCGGGCTGACCAACATGGGCTCGACCCCACTGCGGGCCTCGGCGGCCGAGGCCGCGCTGACCGGGGTCGGCGCCTCGGACGCCGTGGCCCGGGCCGCGGAGACGGCGGCCGAGGGCACCCACCCGGCGCGGGACGTGTCCGCTTCCCCGGAGTATCGGGCGCATCTGGCCCGGGTGCTGACCCGGCGGGCCGTGCTGGCCGCCGGCGGAATGGGGTGAGCGCCGATCATCACGATGGACGACCCGGAGCGGGTGCGGGCCCGCCTGGAGGAGACGGGGTACCTCGTCGACGAAGGGCTGGCCGTCACCTGCTTCCTGGCCCTGAGGCTGCACCGGCCGCTGTTCTGCGAGGGCGACGCGGGCGTGGGCAAGACCGCGCTCGCGTCCGCCCTCGCCGACGCGCTCGGCGCGCCGCTGATCCGGCTGCAGTGCCATGAGGGCATCGACGCCTCGCAGGCCCTGTACGACTGGGACTTCCCGCGCCAGCTGCTGCATCTGCGCGCCGCCGAGGCAGCCGGGGTGACGGACGCGGACCGCTTGGAGAGCGAGCTGTACGACCGCCGGTTCCTCATCGCCCGCCCGCTGCTGCAGGCCCTGCAGACACAACCGGCGGTGCTGCTGGTCGACGAGATCGACCGGGCCGACGACGAGTTCGAGGCGTTCCTGCTGGAGCTGCTGTCCGAGTACTCCGTCACGATCCCGGAGCTGGGCACGCTGCGCGCCGAGCAGCCGCCGGTCGTCGTCCTCACCTCGAACCGGACCCGGGAGGTGCACGACGCGCTGAAGCGGCGGTGCCTCTACCACTGGTTCGACCATCCCTCCTTCGCCCGCGAACTGGCCATCGTGCGGCGCCGGTTGCCCGGGGTGTCGGCACGGCTGGCGGAGCAGGTGACGGCACTGGTGCAGGCGCTGCGCGGCGCCGACCTGCTCAAACCTCCCGGCGTCGCCGAGACCCTGGACTGGGCCGAGGCCCTGGACGCGCTGGGCGCCGGCGAGGTGGACGCGGAGCTGGCGGTGGCGACGCTGGGCTCGGTACTGAAGTACCGGGAGGACACGGACCGAGCACGGGGGCTCGATCTCACGGCTGTCCTCGCGGCCCGGGGCGGGTGAGGTCCGGTGAACACGACCGGGAGCGGGTCGGGCCCTCCACCGGGACGGGATGGGGAACGGCTTCAGGCCGGGAGCGAACGGGTGGGGGCGGACGCGGGGCGGCCGGGGGCGGACGCCGAACGGTTTGGCATCGGCGGCGAAGGGTCGGCTGTGGATGTCGAACGGCTGAGTGCCGATGCGGATCGGCTTGGCACCGGCGGCGAACCGTCGGCCGCGGATGCCGAACGGCTGAGCGCCGATGCCGAACGGATCGGGACGGACGCCCAACGGCCGAAGGTGGATGCCGAGCGGCTCGGGGCCGATGCCGTGCTGCTCGGATTCGTGCGGGTGTTGCGGGTGGCGGGGGTCGATGCGAGTACCGAGCGGCTGTACGCGTTCCTGCGTGCCGTGGCCGCCCTGCGTCCGGGGGTGCGTACGGATGTGTACTGGGCGGGGCGGGCGACGCTGTGCGGTGGGCACGACGACCTGGAGCGGTACGAGCGGGTGTTCGCCGCGTACTTCGGGCCCTCCCCCGAGGGAACCGCCCGCCCGGCGCGTGCCGCTCCCCCGCCCCGGCCCCGGCTCGTCGCGCGGGCGGCGCGCATGGGCGCGGGCACGCCGGGCGAGGACGATTCGTCCGGCCCGCCGGTCGCCGCGCTCGCCAGCTCGGCCGAGGTGCTGCGGCACCGCGACGTCGCCACGCTCGAAGGCGCCGAACGGGACCAACTGCGCCGCCTGCTCGCCGCGTTCGCCCTGCAGGGCCAGGCGCGGCGCGCGGCGCGGCGCCGGCCCGCCCGACGCGGCGAGGTCGATCCGCGGCGCACCGTACGGGAGTTGCTGCGGCGCGGCGGGGAACCGGCCCGGCTGCGTCGGCATGCGCGCGTGCAGCAGCCCCGCCGGGTGGTGCTGCTCGTCGATGTGAGCGGCTCGATGGCGCCGTACGCCGACGCGCTGCTGCGGTTCGCGCACGCGGCGGTGCGCGTGGGCCGTACGGAGGTGTTCACCATCGGCACCCGGCTGACCCGGGTGACGCGTGAACTCGCCCACAGGGACCCGGACTTGGCGATGACGGCCGTCGCGGCAGCCGTGCCGGACTGGCGCGGCGGCACCCGGCTCGGTGAGCTGGTGCGCGAGTTCCTGAACCGCTGGGGGCAGCGCGGGATGGCGCACGGGGCGATCGTCGTGCTGCTCTCGGACGGCTGGGAGCGAGGCGATCCGGAGCTGCTCGGACAGCAGATGCGCCGGCTGCACGCCCTGGCCCACCAGGTGGTCTGGGCGAACCCCCGTAAGGCGCGCCCCGGTTACGCGCCGCTGGCCGCCGGGATGGCGGCGGCGCTGCCCAGTGTGGACGCCTTCGTCGAGGGGCACAGCCTGGCCGCGCTGGAGGCGCTGGCGGCGGTGGTGCGCGGTGCGGCGGAGCCGGAGGCCGGTGCGGCCCGGGTGAGAGGAGCGGATCGTGCGTGAGATTCTGCCGGCGCTGGCACGCTGGCACGCGGCCGGGATTCCGTTCGGTCTGGCCACGGTCGTCGCGGTCAGCCGTAGCGCGCCACGCGACCCGGGCGCCGCGATGGCGGTGGGCCCGGACGACGAGGTCGTGGGCAGCGTGTCCGGGGGCTGCGTGGAAGGCGCGGTGTACGAACTCGCCCAGGAGGTCGTGGCGAGCGGCGAGCCGCGCCTCGAAACCTTCGGCTACAGCGACGAGGACGCGTTCGCGGTCGGCCTCACCTGCGGCGGCGAGATCACCCTGCTGGTACGGCCGGTGACCGCCGCCTCGGACCCGGCGTTCGGCACGGTCGCCGCGTCGGTCGCCGCGGGCGAACCGGTGACCGTGGCCACGGTGGTGGACGGGCCCGCGCCGCGCGCCGCCACGCTCGCGGTCTGGCCGGACCGGGCGGCGGGCACGCTCGGCACGGAGGGTCTCGACGTCGCCGTCACCGCCGACGCGCGCGGCGAACTCGCGCTGGGCGCCTCGGTCCTGCGTCACTACGGCCCGCACGGCGAGCGCCGCGAGGACACCGTCACGGTGTTCCTCCAGTCGTTCGCGCCACCACCCCGCATGCTGGTCTTCGGCGCGATCGACTACGCGGCCGCGGTGGCCCGGATCGGCGACTTCCTCGGCTACCGGGTCACCGTGTGCGACGCCCGCCCGGTCTTCGCCACGCCCAAGCGCTTCCCGGCGGGCGCCGAGGTCGTGGTCGACTGGCCGCACCGCTATCTCGCCGGTACGGAGACCGACGACCGCACGGTGATCTGCGTCCTCACCCATGACCCGAAGTTCGACGTGCCGCTGCTGCAGGAGGCCCTGCGCCGCCCGGCCGCCTACGTCGGGGCGATGGGCAGCCGGCTCACCCACGAGGAGCGCCGCGCCCGGCTCATCGAGGCCGGGGTGACCGAGGCCGAACTGTCCAGGCTGCGCTCTCCGCTCGGGCTCGACCTCGGGGCCCGTACGCCCGAGGAGGTCGCCGTCTCCGTCGCCGCCGAGATCGTCGCCCTGCGTTGGGGCGGCAGCGGCGCGCCCCTGACCACGACCGGCGGAGCCATCCACCCGACCGCGGTCTGACGCGTCCGAAGGGAGTCCGAAGGGTGTCGGAAGGGAGCACGTCATGGAGCTGCACCACGAGTTCACCGTCCCCGTCCCGGTCGACGAGGCCTGGCAGGCGCTCCTCGACATCGAGCGGATCGCGCCCTGTCTGCCGGGTGCGGTGGTGGAGGGCCACGACGGCACGACCGTGACCGGCTCCGTGAAGGTCAAGGTCGGCCCGGTGACCGTCGCCTACCGGGGCACGGCGGTCTTCGAGGAGCAGGACGCGGTGGCACACCGTATGGTCCTCGTGGCGAGCGGCCGCGAGACCCGGGGCCAGGGTACGGCCAGGGCGACGGTCACCGGCACGCTCAGCGAACGCCAGGACGGTACGGCGGTGTCGGTACGGACCGACCTGACGGTGACCGGCCGCCCGGCGCAGTTCGGGCGGGGCGTGCTGGCCGAGGTGGGCGACCGTCTGGTGGGCCAGTTCGCGAACTGCTTGGCGGAGCACCTGACCGAGCGTGCCGCGCCCACCGCCGAGGAACCAACCGCCGACGACGAGGCGCCGCAGCCACTCGACCTCCTCCGCACGGCCGGCCTGCCGGTGGCCAAGCGGGCGGCGATGGTGGCGGCGGCGATCGCCACACTGGCATGGGCAGCGGCACGGCTGCTACGACACGGACGTACCACCGAGCACTGACCATGCCCCTGCTCTGGCCGTTCGTCGGCCGTCCGTTCTGCCTGCCGCCCGTCAGCGCGGTGGCAGGCGGTGCAGGGTGACCTCGGTCAGCGCGCCGTCGGCGACGGTGGCCGTCAGATAGGTGCAGTGGGGCTGGCGGCGGCGGTCGGTCGGGGAGCCGGGGTTGAGCAGCCGCAGGCCGGTCGGGGCGGTGGTGTCCCAGGGGATGTGGCTGTGGCCGAAGACCAGCACGTCGAGGTCGGGGAAGCGGGCGGCGCAGCGGGCCTCGCGGCCCTGGGCGGGGCCGGTCTCGTGTACCACGCCGAAGCGCAGGCCGCCCAGTTCGGCGTACGCCACCTCGGGGAGCCGGGCCCGTAGCTCCGGGCCGTCGTTGTTGCCGTAGACCCCGATGAGCCGCCGGCTGCGGCTCTCCAGCAGGTCCAGGGTCGCGGTGTCGACCCAGTCGCCGGCGTGGAACACCACGTCCGCGTACGGGAGTTCGGCCAGCAGCTGCTCCGGGAGCCGCTTGGCGCGCTTCGGCAGGTGGGTGTCGGACACCATCAGCAGACGCACAGGGACAACGTAGCCGAGCGACCGCCTCCGGATTCATCAGGTAAGACTGAACAGTCCGAGCTGGACAGTTATGGCTGTCGGTCGTAGGCTGGCCGCATGGCCGACATCTCCGACTCCGCCACCCGGGCCGCGCGCGAGCTGCGCGTGGTCTTCAGCCGGCTGCGGCGTCGCATCCGCGAGGTCGCGCAGGACACCGACCTCAGCCCGTCACAGGAGTCGGCGCTCACCCTGGTCGGCAAGCACGGCGCCGCCACGGCCAGCGCCCTCGCCGCCGCCGAAGGCGTACGTCCGCAGTCGATGGCCGCCACACTGGCCGCCCTGGACCAGCACGGTCTGATCCGGCGCGCCCCCGACCCGGACGACGGCCGCCGCCAGCTGGTCACGCTGACCGACGCCGGTCGGGCCCGGATCGAGGGCAACCGGCAGGTCCGTGAGGAGTGGCTGGCCCGCACCTTCCAGGACCGCTACACGGACGAGGAGCGGCAGACCGTCCTCAGGGCGCTGGAGCTGATGGAACGGCTGTCGCAGCCGTGACACCCAGGCTCGTCGCACGCGCCGAGAATCATGCTCGTCGGCTCCGCCGCATGGCCGGCGACACCCCTGCCCGACGGTTCCTTCGCCCGGTTCACCCCCGACGCCCCACCACCCCAGGAAAGGCCTGACCGACCCATGTCGCTCACCACGCTCGACCCCCGTACCGCCCTCGTCGCGATCGACCTGCAGAACGGCATCACGGCGATGCCGACCCAGCCGTACACGGGCCCCGAGGTGGTGGCGCGTACGGCCGAACTCGCCGACGCCTTCCGCGCCCGGAACCTGCCCGTGGTGCTGGTCCGCGTCTCCTTCGCCGCCGACGGCGGGGACGTCCTGCCCGGCCGCACCGAGCGTCAGGTGCGGGGCCTGGCCTTCCCCGACGGCTGGGACCTCATCGTCGACGAACTGTCCGGCCACCCTGGCGACATCCGCGTCACCAAGCACAACTGGAGCGCCTTCCACGGCACCGACCTGGACGTCCAACTGCGCCGCCGCGGCATCACCCAGATCGTGCTGACCGGCGTCGCCACCAGCATCGGTGTGGAGTCGACGGCCCGCGACGCCTACGCCCACGGGTACCACGTCACCCTGGCCACCGACGCGATGGCCGACGCCGACGCCGAGGCGCACGCGAACAGCATCGAGCGGATCTTCCCGCGGCTCGGCGAGAGCGGCACGACGGCCGAGATCCTGGAGCTGCTCGCCAAGACCCACGCGGCCTGACGCGACCGGCACACTGCGGCATCGCGCGGACGACACTCCGGCCGTGCGCACCACGACGGATCCACTGGGGAGTTCGGTGAGCACGGCGTGCTCCCCGGCGGGCTCGGTGCGGCCGCCGGCGGTGCGCGGGGCCGGCGGATGATCCTCGGGGTACGGGGGCGTGCCGGCCCGCCAGAGCCTTCATCAGGAACGCCCTAATGGCGATGGGCTGAATCCGGCCGCTGTTTGTATGACTGGAGCCTTGCTGCGGCATGGCTTCGATGTCGACGAGAGTTTGCCGGGAAGGTGTGCAGGGTAGCGTCACGCGGGATGACGGAACTATCAGAAATGTCGGACATCGTCGAGGTCGTCGCGCGGTACACGGCGCCCGCCCCGCGTCCCGGCCGGACCCTCCTGCGCCGGCTCTCCACCGCCGACCACAAGGTGATCGGCCGGCTCTACATGGTCACGGCGTTCTGCTTCTTCCTGTTCGCCGGGCTGCTCGCCCTCGCCATGCGCGCGGAACTGGCGCGGCCGGGTCTGCAGTTCCTGAACGAGCACGGCTACGGCGAGTTCTTCACGATCCACGGCACGGTCATGATGCTGCTGTTCGCGACGCCGATGTTCGCCGGGTTCGCCAACGCCGTGATGCCGCTTCAGATCGGCGCGCCCGACCTGGCCTTCCCGCGGCTGAACGCGCTGTCGTACTGGATGTACCTGTTCGGCGGGCTGATGGTGGTCTCCGGATTTCTGGTGCCCGGCGGGGCGGCGGCCTTCGGCTGGTTCGCCTACGCGCCCCTGAACAGCGCCTACTTCTCCCCCGGCGCGGGCGGCGACCTGTGGGCGATGGGGCTGGTGGTGTCGGGTGTGTCGACGACGTTGACCGCCGTGAACTTCATCGCCACCGTCCTGTGCCTGCGCGCGCCCGGCATGACGATGTTCCGGATGCCGATCTTCACCTGGAACGTGCTGTTCACCTCGATCCTCATCCTGCCCGCGTTCCCGGTGTTCGCGGCGGCGCTGCTGGTGCTGGAGGCGGACCGGAAGTTCGGGGCGCACGTCTTCGACGCGGCGAACGGGGGCGCGCTGCTGTGGCAGCACCTGTTCTGGTTCTTCGGGCATCCGGAGGTCTACATCGTGGCGCTGCCGTTCTTCGGGATCATCTCGGAGATCCTGCCGGTGTTCTCCCGCAAGCCGCTGTTCGGCTATCTGCCGATGATCGGGGCCACGATCGCGATCACCATGCTGTCGGCGGTGGTGTGGGCGCACCACATGTTCGCGACGGGCGCGGTGCTGCTGCCGTTCTTCTCCATCATGTCGTTCCTGATCGCGGTGCCCACGGGCATCAAATTCTTCGCGTGGATCGGCACCATGGTCCACGGGTCCGTCTCGTTCGAGACGCCGATGCTGTGGTCGCTGGGCTTTCTGGTGTCCTTCCTGCTGGGCGGGCTGAGCGGGGTGCTGATCGCCTCGCCGCCGCTGGACTTCCATCTGACCGACACCTACTTCATCGTGGCGCATCTGCACTATGTGCTGTTCGGCACGGTGGTGTTCGCGATGTTCGCCGGGTTCTACTTCTGGTGGCCGAAGTTCACCGGGAAGATGCTGGACGAGCGGCTCGGCAAGCTGCACTTCTGGCTGCTGTTCCCGGCGTTCCAGCTGACCTTCCTGGTGCAGCACTGGCTCGGTGAGGCGGGCATGCCGCGCCGGTACGCGGACTATCTGCCCAGCGACGGCTTCACTCTCCTCAACACCCTGTCGTCGGCGGGCGCGTTCCTGCTGGGCGTCTCCACCCTGCCGTTCCTCTACAACGTGTGGCGCACCACCGCCAAGGGCGAGCAGGTCACCGTGGACGACCCGTGGGGGTGGGGGCGTGGCCTGGAGTGGGCGACGTCCTGTCCGCCGCCGCGGCACAACTTCCTGGCGCTGCCCCGGGTGCGCTCGGAGTCGCCCGCCTTCGACCTGCA contains:
- a CDS encoding hydrolase → MSLTTLDPRTALVAIDLQNGITAMPTQPYTGPEVVARTAELADAFRARNLPVVLVRVSFAADGGDVLPGRTERQVRGLAFPDGWDLIVDELSGHPGDIRVTKHNWSAFHGTDLDVQLRRRGITQIVLTGVATSIGVESTARDAYAHGYHVTLATDAMADADAEAHANSIERIFPRLGESGTTAEILELLAKTHAA
- a CDS encoding XdhC family protein; the protein is MREILPALARWHAAGIPFGLATVVAVSRSAPRDPGAAMAVGPDDEVVGSVSGGCVEGAVYELAQEVVASGEPRLETFGYSDEDAFAVGLTCGGEITLLVRPVTAASDPAFGTVAASVAAGEPVTVATVVDGPAPRAATLAVWPDRAAGTLGTEGLDVAVTADARGELALGASVLRHYGPHGERREDTVTVFLQSFAPPPRMLVFGAIDYAAAVARIGDFLGYRVTVCDARPVFATPKRFPAGAEVVVDWPHRYLAGTETDDRTVICVLTHDPKFDVPLLQEALRRPAAYVGAMGSRLTHEERRARLIEAGVTEAELSRLRSPLGLDLGARTPEEVAVSVAAEIVALRWGGSGAPLTTTGGAIHPTAV
- a CDS encoding AAA family ATPase; translation: MDDPERVRARLEETGYLVDEGLAVTCFLALRLHRPLFCEGDAGVGKTALASALADALGAPLIRLQCHEGIDASQALYDWDFPRQLLHLRAAEAAGVTDADRLESELYDRRFLIARPLLQALQTQPAVLLVDEIDRADDEFEAFLLELLSEYSVTIPELGTLRAEQPPVVVLTSNRTREVHDALKRRCLYHWFDHPSFARELAIVRRRLPGVSARLAEQVTALVQALRGADLLKPPGVAETLDWAEALDALGAGEVDAELAVATLGSVLKYREDTDRARGLDLTAVLAARGG
- a CDS encoding metallophosphoesterase; the encoded protein is MRLLMVSDTHLPKRAKRLPEQLLAELPYADVVFHAGDWVDTATLDLLESRSRRLIGVYGNNDGPELRARLPEVAYAELGGLRFGVVHETGPAQGREARCAARFPDLDVLVFGHSHIPWDTTAPTGLRLLNPGSPTDRRRQPHCTYLTATVADGALTEVTLHRLPPR
- a CDS encoding VWA domain-containing protein, which gives rise to MDAERLGADAVLLGFVRVLRVAGVDASTERLYAFLRAVAALRPGVRTDVYWAGRATLCGGHDDLERYERVFAAYFGPSPEGTARPARAAPPPRPRLVARAARMGAGTPGEDDSSGPPVAALASSAEVLRHRDVATLEGAERDQLRRLLAAFALQGQARRAARRRPARRGEVDPRRTVRELLRRGGEPARLRRHARVQQPRRVVLLVDVSGSMAPYADALLRFAHAAVRVGRTEVFTIGTRLTRVTRELAHRDPDLAMTAVAAAVPDWRGGTRLGELVREFLNRWGQRGMAHGAIVVLLSDGWERGDPELLGQQMRRLHALAHQVVWANPRKARPGYAPLAAGMAAALPSVDAFVEGHSLAALEALAAVVRGAAEPEAGAARVRGADRA
- a CDS encoding MarR family winged helix-turn-helix transcriptional regulator, translated to MADISDSATRAARELRVVFSRLRRRIREVAQDTDLSPSQESALTLVGKHGAATASALAAAEGVRPQSMAATLAALDQHGLIRRAPDPDDGRRQLVTLTDAGRARIEGNRQVREEWLARTFQDRYTDEERQTVLRALELMERLSQP
- the ctaD gene encoding cytochrome c oxidase subunit I; the protein is MSDIVEVVARYTAPAPRPGRTLLRRLSTADHKVIGRLYMVTAFCFFLFAGLLALAMRAELARPGLQFLNEHGYGEFFTIHGTVMMLLFATPMFAGFANAVMPLQIGAPDLAFPRLNALSYWMYLFGGLMVVSGFLVPGGAAAFGWFAYAPLNSAYFSPGAGGDLWAMGLVVSGVSTTLTAVNFIATVLCLRAPGMTMFRMPIFTWNVLFTSILILPAFPVFAAALLVLEADRKFGAHVFDAANGGALLWQHLFWFFGHPEVYIVALPFFGIISEILPVFSRKPLFGYLPMIGATIAITMLSAVVWAHHMFATGAVLLPFFSIMSFLIAVPTGIKFFAWIGTMVHGSVSFETPMLWSLGFLVSFLLGGLSGVLIASPPLDFHLTDTYFIVAHLHYVLFGTVVFAMFAGFYFWWPKFTGKMLDERLGKLHFWLLFPAFQLTFLVQHWLGEAGMPRRYADYLPSDGFTLLNTLSSAGAFLLGVSTLPFLYNVWRTTAKGEQVTVDDPWGWGRGLEWATSCPPPRHNFLALPRVRSESPAFDLHHPEVVGGAEAEGIR
- a CDS encoding xanthine dehydrogenase family protein subunit M encodes the protein MIPPAFDYARPQSVDEAVHVLADAGEEAKVLAGGQSLLPLLRLRLAFPELVVDVGRIPELRGVREDGDTLVIGALTTHHEVLHDPLVRRHAGLLAEATATVADPAVRHRGTLGGSLAHADPAGDLPAVVLALDAELVATGPNGRRTIPAREFFVDYLQSALAPDELLVAVRVPKTDGWGFHYEKFHRVAQAWAIVGVAALVRRDDGYIAEARIGLTNMGSTPLRASAAEAALTGVGASDAVARAAETAAEGTHPARDVSASPEYRAHLARVLTRRAVLAAGGMG
- a CDS encoding SRPBCC family protein, yielding MELHHEFTVPVPVDEAWQALLDIERIAPCLPGAVVEGHDGTTVTGSVKVKVGPVTVAYRGTAVFEEQDAVAHRMVLVASGRETRGQGTARATVTGTLSERQDGTAVSVRTDLTVTGRPAQFGRGVLAEVGDRLVGQFANCLAEHLTERAAPTAEEPTADDEAPQPLDLLRTAGLPVAKRAAMVAAAIATLAWAAARLLRHGRTTEH